GGTCGTGAGTGCTTATAGCTCTGTAACCTTTTCTACGGCTGCTGCGGTCTCTACTGTGTTCAGAATCTTCTGTGGCTGCTGTTGCATTCTTTCTACCTTTCAACTTTTTGGTGTCATTTTCGGAAAGGAATTTTGGAATGTGGGGGTGACTTCCGAGAGGTGGATCACTTCCTGTGTGAGGAGGGGGAATGTTTCCTGCAGCAGCCAAAGCTGCATAATAGCGAGCCAGTGCACGGGCAGAGCAGTGGCCGTTGGCAGCGGGTATGATTGCACGCCTCACAGGAAGCATGTTGAAAGTCACCGGGATGTTGGACACCATCGAAAGCACATCAGTTGAGTTCAGAGAGGCAGCTTCCCCGTGCATGCTTGCATACTTGGATATTCCTTCAAGGTCCTCTGTGTCAATTGTAAGAGTGGCTAATCGTGATTCTACCCCTGAAAAGGAAGCATACCGCATGACTAAGTTTCACAAAGTAAAAATAAAGGTCACAAAATTAAGTCAATACACTGAAACTACTAAAGAAGTAGATGCTTCTAATACCTGGTGGAATGCCAATGTAGAGTTCACCTTCAATGTTGAGAGGGTGCACAATTGCTTCCTCCAGAATCTCTTGAAAGCGCTTGCCAGATGCATGctgttttgtcattttattcaCGACGGGCAGCAATTTATTCAGCATAAAAAGcagaaagaataaaataaataaaaaatgacaagcTTCCTACTCCAAAAGGTATCTACATGCTTCATTTATTTGGATGACTATATCACTAAGTAAATGTTAGCTGCACCTCTATAACTCCGCCGCAAATCCAACCAAAAGACAAGTAGTGGTATTTCTGCTCAGAACCAGGTTCAGTCTCTGGTGTGGCTCTCGCAATGTGCTTTAAAGATTCAGCCCAATCACACATGACCAAAGGGTTCTCCTTGATGACATCTCCCATGGCATTGTGGAGTCCAGTCGTATGGTTGAGAACATGGAAAACCTGAGtataaataaggaaaaaccaGAGTGACTAGTAATATATACTTGGCATTTTTGGTGCAACTTGCGATTCAAATTCAGAAGAACCTTTGTATGCTCTTTCCCGTTGGAACCAAAATCTGGCCAAATACTAGCCACATTTTCATCAAGCTTTAGTATCCTGTGaattaagaaaatgagaagGTTCTTGATAGCAAAACGGACAGCCAATAAATGGACACAAGTACAAACAGAATAGAAGCAAACAGGAGAATAATATGGTAGATAGAAATTGACCACAGATAAAAAAGACTTCTAAAGGATGCTCTTAAATTCACAGTAAACAAAAAGAGGATTCACCCCACAGCTTCTCATGAATACAATCTCTCGGCATACTAATGGTTCAGACATTTCTTGAAGAGACAATCTtatgtaaaaaatttatgtGCAGTCTCAACTGTTGCAGCACTGATTGCACTGACAGGCACCCTTGAATTTAGTTACTTAAGCTAAATCTAGTTGTGGAGGGTGGGGGTTTGTAACCCAGCTTTTGTCTCTTCACTACAGGTTTTTTGTGTCTTCCTGTGATAATCATTCATATACTGGAAATGTAAAAAACAGCAAAAGATGTTACTTCATCAACTGAAGCTACGAATTGAGCTATGATGACAACTACAATGAATATTATTTCGCTTAGTCAGTACCTAGTTGCTAGGTGATACAGGATACACCTAAATGGGTCTACCAAGCTGGATTCTGACAATTAAGTGTCACCTATATTTCTCGCAATTTTATGTCTCATGAGCACACAAAACATATTAAACTGCCAGTACGTAAGAAAAGAGTAgttaaagaaaataattgaTCATATTTATATCTCATCCAGGTATCAGTTGGcagatttcttcaccaaggcACTCTTTTCATATAATTTAACTCACTTCTTGGTAAAGTTTCAGTCATG
This window of the Nymphaea colorata isolate Beijing-Zhang1983 chromosome 2, ASM883128v2, whole genome shotgun sequence genome carries:
- the LOC116247303 gene encoding uncharacterized protein LOC116247303, which translates into the protein MYSVVPMQVCAYKDGEVIIDTAAGTLGRYDPRPVQPDSLFPVFSATKGITAGMIHWLVDNGILKLDENVASIWPDFGSNGKEHTKVFHVLNHTTGLHNAMGDVIKENPLVMCDWAESLKHIARATPETEPGSEQKYHYLSFGWICGGVIEHASGKRFQEILEEAIVHPLNIEGELYIGIPPGVESRLATLTIDTEDLEGISKYASMHGEAASLNSTDVLSMVSNIPVTFNMLPVRRAIIPAANGHCSARALARYYAALAAAGNIPPPHTGSDPPLGSHPHIPKFLSENDTKKLKGRKNATAATEDSEHSRDRSSRRKGYRAISTHDHDIDDKRKHRTVGGQMFTNPRIHDAFMGVGEYYGDMVIQNGKFGLGFRRFPSGRLASFGHSGIGGSTGFCDVENQFAMAITVNKMSFGGVTRKIVQLVCSELQIPVPEEFSISGDRGPDTQFNLGRTSAPTTA